TGACGAGACCGACCCCGCGGGGCGTGCCGTCGTAGTGGTCCGAAAAGAGCGCGTCTATCGCGTCGGGGTCGATGGTCGTCGCCAGCGGTTTCAGCGCGGCGGGGTCGGTGTTCGAGGCAGACGAGACGGCCGCGACGATGCCCTCGCTGGGGGTTTGGTCGCCTTCAAGTTCGTGAGTCAGTATCGTTCCGGGACGGACGGGTGAGTGGTTCTCGCTCATGATGTTTGACTCCGCGGAGGACGTGCGTCTTCGAATGAGGGACGCGCGTCTCCCCGAAGTGGTTACTACATGATTCGCGTTCGGGAGGCCTACTCGGTCCGGTTCGGTGCTGAACGGTTTTATAAGCTTACTTCTCAGTTATCAGCGTCGCGCCCACGAGATTTCGGAGACCGCCCCGGAGTCGCTTCGAGACCGCCCGCGAGGAGATGTCGAACTCGCTCCCGAGGTCTTCGAGGGTCGTCTGGCGCGGGTCGTCGAAGTAGCCAGCCTTGAACGCCGTTACGATAGTCCGGCGCTGGTCGTCGGTCAGGCCGTACTGCTCGCCAGCCTTGACCTCGCCGAGACTGTTGATTCGGTCGAGACGGAGGTCGATGTCGTTCTCGGCGCAGTACCGCTGGAGAGTGGCGACCGCGCCGCGGTCGGGCGACCTGAGGCGGAACCGCCAGACGCCCTCGTAGCGGGTCACTCCCAGCAGGGTGGCCTCCGACTGGAGGATGCCCTCCACGAGGTCGGGCGTCGAGGCCCACGTCGCGCGGATGAGTGCGCCGTCCTCGACTCGGTCCAGCACGCAGACCGCCTCGATGTCCGCCTCGCGCTTCAGTTCGGCCACGAACGCGTCCACGTCGTCGCCCCACGCCCAGAAGAACGGGAGGGCACCGGTGTCGGTCGGGACGATTCGCTCCAACTCGACCTGCATATCGGGTGTCGTGGCAAGTGCCCGACCGAGCGGAAAGTCCTCGACCGGGACGGACAGTTCCGAGATGACGCTCATCCCGACCTACCTTCATCAGCGCGGGGTAAGGCTGTTCTGGTGAACCATCGTGTCGTTCGGTTCCGGAACCACTATGCGAGGGGCGGACAAACCGCGGCCCATGAACCGCATTATCGGCGAACGCGACCTCTCGGAGACCCCGTTCACGCCCGAGCAGGCGCGAGCGACCTACCGGGAACTGGTCCGTGCGCGGGCGTTCGACGAGCGAGCGCTGGCGCTCCAGCGCAGAGGTTGGATGAGTAGCTGGCCGCCCTACCGCGGGCAGGAGGGTTCGCAGGTCGGGGCCGCGATGGCGATGGCCGACAACGACTGGCTGTTCCCGACCTATCGGTCGAACGCGATGCAGATAGCCCGCGACGTGCCGATGAGCGACATTCTGCTCTTCCGGCGCGGGATGCCCGAGTACCACTCGGGCCACGACGTGCCGAACTTCCCGCAGGCGGTGCCCATCGCTACCCAGATTCCCCACGCCGCGGGCGTCGGCATGGCGATGAACTACGAGCGGTCGGTGAAAGGCGACGGCGCGGATGCCGAGGGAACGCAAGCGGACGGCGGCGACGCCCCGGCCACGCTCTGTTACTTCGGCGACGGCGCGACCAGCGAGGGTGACTTCCACGAGGGCCTGAACTTCGCGGGCGTCTTCGACGCGCCGACCGTCTTCTTCTGCGAGAACAACGAGTGGGCGATTAGCCTGCCGCGCCACCGCCAGACCGCCAGCGACACCATCGCCCAGAAGGCCGGAGCCTACGGGTTCGAGGGCGTGCAGGTTGACGGCAACGACCCGCTCGCGGTCCGAGAGACGGTCGCCGAGGCGCTCGATTCGGCGCGCGAGGGCGAGCCGGTTCTCGTCGAGAGTCTGACCTACCGGCAGGGCGCACACACGACCAGCGACGACCCGAGCCAGTACGAGGACGCCGCGAAGGAACTACCCGACTGGCGGACCGCCGACCCCGTCGAGCGCTACGAAGAATACTGCCGCGAGCAGGGCGTGCTTGACGACGAGTTCGTCGAGGAAGTCGAGGCGGAAATCGACGCGCAACTGGACGAGGCCGTCGAACGAGCCGAATCCGCCGACCCCGGCGACCCCCACGACGTGTTCGACCGAGTGTACGAGAACCTGCCGCCGACGCTCCGAGACCAGAAGGCGTGGCTTGACTCGTTCCTCGCCGACAACGACGTGCAGGAACTGGACCACTGACCACGGAGCGCGTCGCGGAAACCCGACCGCGCTCAGTCGATTGCCATGTACGTCTTGGTGTCCGCGACCCCGTTCATCCCCGAGATGTCCGACGAGGAGACCTGTAGTACGTCGTAGACCTCGTCGCCGTCGGCCTCCACGATAACGTCGAACTCGCCAGCGACGACGTGGGCCTCGGAGATGCGGTCCAGTTCGCGGACTCCCGCCAGCACGTCTTCGGAGCGCCCGGCGGCGGTTTTCACCATGATAAACGCGTGAACCATCTCGGTATGTGGTTCAGTACCATACGAGAAAAACCTTTGGGGGGAGAAAAGTTATTCAGGCAGTGTCGCGTAAGCACTACCATGCGATTCGTTATCATCGGCTCGGGTCGGGTCGGACTCCGGACCGCGCGCGTCCTTCGAGAGGAGGGCCACGAGGTCACGCTGGTCGAGCGCGACGCCAACAAGGTCGAGCGCGCCCGGAACGACGACTTCGAGGTCATCGAGGGAGACGGCGGGCGCGAGGACGTGCTGACCCAAGCCGACCTCGACTCCGCCGATGCCGTCGGCGCGCTGACCGGCGACCTCAACGTCAACTTCGCGGCGTGCATGGTCGGCAAGCACTACGACTGCCGGACGGTCCTGCGAATCGACGAGGACTACCGGGAGGACATCTACCGGAAGTTCGCCAGCGACGTGGACGAGGTTGTCTACCCCGAGCGCCTCGGCGCAATCGGCGCGAAAAACGCCCTGCTCGGGGGCAACATCCGCGCCATCGCCGACATCGCCCAGAGCCTACAGGTCGTGGAACTCACCATCACCGACGAATCGCCGGTGAAGGGCTACACCATCAGCGAACTCTCGCTTCCGGCCGACTCCCGACTTCTGGCGTTCGGGAAAGCCGACGAGGCGATGGGCATCCCGCTCCCCGACGACTCGCTAGAGGTCGGGGACAGACTGGCGGTTCTCGCCGACTTCGAGGTGCTGGAGGACGTGCGCCAGATTCTGGTCGGCGACGCCAGCAGAGCGAGCGCCCAAGCAATGACGGGAGGCAACTAACATGGTCACAGCGTACGTTATGGTCAAAGCGAACACGGGCGAGGCGGACAGGCTCAAGAATGCCATCACGGACCTCGACGGCGTGGTTGACGCCCACATCGTCGCGGGCGACGTGGACATCGTCGCTAAACTCGACGTGGACTCGACCGCAGACGTGAAAGCGGTCGCGGCGGACGGGATTCAGGGCGTCGAGGGCGTCGAGAACACCCAGACCTACATCGCAATGGACTGAGTTTAGAGCGGCGCGCCGCCGGACCCTCCGGCGGGACCGGTCGGGCCACCGGAACTGCCGGGTCCCGACGACCCGCCCGACCCGTCTTCGTCGTCGTTCTGGCGAGCGTTTTGACGTAGACTCGCCGCTGGCTCCCGGTAGTCGTAGCCGGGGATGATACCCTGCACCCACGTCCCCTCGACGTATTCGACGACCGCCAGCGCGTCCTCGACGGCCTGCTCGGGGTCCGAGGACGCGAACTCGACGGTCACGACGACCTCCTCGCCTTCGCGCTCGATTTCGGGCGGCGCGGCGTCGGCGTTGGCGACGGTGTGAGCGTCTCCGAGTCGCAACTCCAGCGTCTCGAACCAGCCGTCTTCGACCACTTCGGCGACTTCCTCGCCCTCGACAACGGCGTCGAGCATCGGCGTCCGGACCTCGATGCGGTACTTGCTCGTCGCATCGCCGTCGCCTGCCGCCTCGCTCGCGGCGACGACGCCGGGAAACGGTTTCTCGGGCGTCTCGAACCGGCTGTCGTCGATTCGCTCGAAATCGGGATGCTGTCGGAACGCGCGCTCGACTCGCTCGTCGGTCATTAGGTCTCCGTAATGGACTCGGGGAAATGGAGGTTTCGACTGGCCGCCGTCCGGTCCGAACGACCGAGACGCGTCGTCTCTCGTCGCTGTTCGCTCCGGTCGAAGCACCGTCAGGCGGTCCCTACGCCGAGTTCGGTGGAGCCTACCCGGCCCATACTTTAACCGGTGGAAACGGACGGCTAACGCATGAAGACACAGCGTTCAACGAGCGGGGCAGTCGTCGTCCCCGCGGTCGATTCGGCGAGTTCCACTTGCGTCCTGCGCTCGCTCGGTCGGCGCGGCATCCGGACCATCGCGGCGTCGTTCCGCGACACGCCCCCCGCGTTTCGTTCGAAGTATTGCGACGACGCGGTCCGCGTCCCGTCGTACCGCGACGACGTGGTCGCGTACAAAGACGCGCTCCTCTCGCTCGCCCGTCGGCCGTCGGTACGCACCGTCTTCCCGCTCCAAGAGATGGATACGTACGTCCTCTCGCGGTATCGGTCGGAGTTCGCCGAGCATCTCGATCCGGTCTGGCCGACGATGGAGACGCTCGCGGACGCTCAGGACCGACTTCGACTGGTCGAGGCGGCGGAGTCGGCCGGGGTCGCGGTGCCCGAGACGCGACTCCTTGACGAAGTCGAGGACTGGACCCGAAAGCAGATAGTCAAGGCGCGCTACACGGTGTTGACCGACGCCTACGTCGATTCGTTCTCGCCCGACCAGTATCGGTTCGGCGGTTCGACGCGGTACCTCCGGTCCGGCGTCGAACCCGACCGCGAGGCGATTCGGGCGGAGAGCGGTCACGTCCCCATCGTCCAAGAGTACGTGCCGGGCGACGAGTACGCTCTGTGGGCACTCTACGACGAGGGTGACCCGGTGGCGACCTGCGGCAAACGCCAGCGCCGAGCGTACTCGTGGGCTGGCGGGACGAGCATCTGCCGTGAGACCACCGACGACCCGCAACTGGAGGCGGCCGGGCGCGCCCTCCTCGACGAACTCGACTGGCACGGTCCCGCGTCGGTTCAGTTTGTCAAGGACGAGGAGACGGGGGAGTTCACGCTCCTCGAAATCAACCCCCGCTTCTGGGTCTCGCTGTCGTGTCCGGTCAGGGCCGGTCTCGACTTCCCGCAGTATTTCTGGCAGTTGGCGAGCGGCGAGTCGGTCGCCCCGAGCGACGACTACGAGACGGGGGTCGCCACCCACCTCCTGCGCGGCGAAGCCGTCCACCTCCACAGCGTCCTCACCGAGGAGTTCCCCTACGAGAACCCGCCGTCGTTCTCGGCGAAGGTTCGGGAGGTCACCGAGTCGGTCGCGCGCCAACCCAACTTCGACTACCTGACGCTGGACGACCCCGGACCGTTCGTTCGGGACGCGCTCAATCAAGTCTCGTCGGTTGGCGGGTCGCTTCGGGGCGTCCTTTCGCCGGACTCGGACGGTGACGCGACGACCGCTCCGGACGTGTAGTCGGTTGGAGTGGTGGCGGTTCATCCACGAGTACGCACCAGCGATTCATCCACGAGTACGCACCAGCAGTTCACCGCGAGCGAACGACCGAAGGGAGTGAGCGAGCGGGCCAAGCGACGACGAGAGCGAACGAAGTGAGCGGCGGGAGGAGCGCAGTGCTTTTTGATCGAGCTTTTTATCGAGCGCAGTCGCCGACGGCGACTGCGCTCGCAATAAAAAGGTCGTATGCGAGAGATGGGATTCGAACCACGCCCAGACGTTCCTGCTCGGCCTACGGCCTGCGCGGGCGTGCGACTGGTCTACTTCGAATCCATCCGGTTCAATTTTCACGACGCGCTGGGCTTGCGAGCGCACGGGGCGCTCGCGGCGTCGCGCGTCGAGAGAAATGCGAGGGATGGGATTCGAACCCATGGACTCCTTCGAGAGCGGGTCTTAAGCCCGCCGCCTTTGGCCGCTCGGCAACCCTCGCTCAGGAGCAGATTGACGACTCTCCCCGAAGTGGGTTTCGGTCTGTGCGGGCCGAAAGGAAACGGACAGAGCCGTGACCGTCGTTCGGCGTCCGAGCGGGCGTTCGAAACGTCGATAGCGTCGGTTAGTCGTGAATTTCGACGCGTTCGAGCGTCACGTCCTCGTTGGGGCTGTCGTTGCGGTCGGTCGAAACGTCGCCGATCTCCTCGACAACGTCCATTCCGTCGATTACCTCGCCGAAGACCGCGTGGCGGTCGTCCAGATGCGGCTGGGCTTCGAGAGTGATGAAGAACTGCGAGCCGTTGGTGTCGGGACCGCTGTTGGCCATCGAGAGGACGCCCGCGCCGTCGTGGCGGAGTTCGTCGTGGAACTCGTCTTCGAACTCGTAGCCGGGACCGCCGCGGCCGGTGCCGGTCGGGTCGCCGCCCTGAATCATGAAGTCCTCGATGATTCGGTGGAAGGGCACGTCGTTGTAGAGCGC
This genomic stretch from Halorussus pelagicus harbors:
- a CDS encoding DUF5813 family protein, whose amino-acid sequence is MTDERVERAFRQHPDFERIDDSRFETPEKPFPGVVAASEAAGDGDATSKYRIEVRTPMLDAVVEGEEVAEVVEDGWFETLELRLGDAHTVANADAAPPEIEREGEEVVVTVEFASSDPEQAVEDALAVVEYVEGTWVQGIIPGYDYREPAASLRQNARQNDDEDGSGGSSGPGSSGGPTGPAGGSGGAPL
- a CDS encoding peptidylprolyl isomerase: MADDLTATLYTTHGDIEVRLFDERAPKTVENFVNLATHDPAANDDPAPETPTWKDPESGEVRGDALYNDVPFHRIIEDFMIQGGDPTGTGRGGPGYEFEDEFHDELRHDGAGVLSMANSGPDTNGSQFFITLEAQPHLDDRHAVFGEVIDGMDVVEEIGDVSTDRNDSPNEDVTLERVEIHD
- a CDS encoding carboxylate--amine ligase, whose protein sequence is MKTQRSTSGAVVVPAVDSASSTCVLRSLGRRGIRTIAASFRDTPPAFRSKYCDDAVRVPSYRDDVVAYKDALLSLARRPSVRTVFPLQEMDTYVLSRYRSEFAEHLDPVWPTMETLADAQDRLRLVEAAESAGVAVPETRLLDEVEDWTRKQIVKARYTVLTDAYVDSFSPDQYRFGGSTRYLRSGVEPDREAIRAESGHVPIVQEYVPGDEYALWALYDEGDPVATCGKRQRRAYSWAGGTSICRETTDDPQLEAAGRALLDELDWHGPASVQFVKDEETGEFTLLEINPRFWVSLSCPVRAGLDFPQYFWQLASGESVAPSDDYETGVATHLLRGEAVHLHSVLTEEFPYENPPSFSAKVREVTESVARQPNFDYLTLDDPGPFVRDALNQVSSVGGSLRGVLSPDSDGDATTAPDV
- a CDS encoding Lrp/AsnC family transcriptional regulator, which codes for MVTAYVMVKANTGEADRLKNAITDLDGVVDAHIVAGDVDIVAKLDVDSTADVKAVAADGIQGVEGVENTQTYIAMD
- a CDS encoding helix-turn-helix domain-containing protein yields the protein MSVISELSVPVEDFPLGRALATTPDMQVELERIVPTDTGALPFFWAWGDDVDAFVAELKREADIEAVCVLDRVEDGALIRATWASTPDLVEGILQSEATLLGVTRYEGVWRFRLRSPDRGAVATLQRYCAENDIDLRLDRINSLGEVKAGEQYGLTDDQRRTIVTAFKAGYFDDPRQTTLEDLGSEFDISSRAVSKRLRGGLRNLVGATLITEK
- a CDS encoding potassium channel family protein; the protein is MRFVIIGSGRVGLRTARVLREEGHEVTLVERDANKVERARNDDFEVIEGDGGREDVLTQADLDSADAVGALTGDLNVNFAACMVGKHYDCRTVLRIDEDYREDIYRKFASDVDEVVYPERLGAIGAKNALLGGNIRAIADIAQSLQVVELTITDESPVKGYTISELSLPADSRLLAFGKADEAMGIPLPDDSLEVGDRLAVLADFEVLEDVRQILVGDASRASAQAMTGGN
- a CDS encoding Lrp/AsnC ligand binding domain-containing protein; the encoded protein is MVHAFIMVKTAAGRSEDVLAGVRELDRISEAHVVAGEFDVIVEADGDEVYDVLQVSSSDISGMNGVADTKTYMAID
- a CDS encoding HalOD1 output domain-containing protein, with the protein product MSENHSPVRPGTILTHELEGDQTPSEGIVAAVSSASNTDPAALKPLATTIDPDAIDALFSDHYDGTPRGVGLVKFGYAGYEVVVNGNGCVSVLEDE
- a CDS encoding thiamine pyrophosphate-dependent enzyme, whose amino-acid sequence is MNRIIGERDLSETPFTPEQARATYRELVRARAFDERALALQRRGWMSSWPPYRGQEGSQVGAAMAMADNDWLFPTYRSNAMQIARDVPMSDILLFRRGMPEYHSGHDVPNFPQAVPIATQIPHAAGVGMAMNYERSVKGDGADAEGTQADGGDAPATLCYFGDGATSEGDFHEGLNFAGVFDAPTVFFCENNEWAISLPRHRQTASDTIAQKAGAYGFEGVQVDGNDPLAVRETVAEALDSAREGEPVLVESLTYRQGAHTTSDDPSQYEDAAKELPDWRTADPVERYEEYCREQGVLDDEFVEEVEAEIDAQLDEAVERAESADPGDPHDVFDRVYENLPPTLRDQKAWLDSFLADNDVQELDH